The following are from one region of the Salmo trutta chromosome 22, fSalTru1.1, whole genome shotgun sequence genome:
- the LOC115158173 gene encoding DNA polymerase epsilon subunit 4, with the protein MYYSRIRTRYVFDDSFVYKIMASTVAVPVAPTVSDPERCEGEEELRGIEAEVENDQHTGPVAAPPQNRLAKLPLSRIKALMKADPDVSLASQESVFIIAKATELFVEMIAKDALVYAQQGKRKTLQRKDLDNAIETIDEFAFLEGTLDA; encoded by the exons ATGTATTATTCACGAATCAGAACTAGGTACGTTTTTGACGACTCGTTTGTGTACAAGATAATGGCGTCAACTGTTGCAGTGCCTGTCGCCCCAACAGTGTCGGACCCAGAGCGGTGTGAAGGCGAGGAAGAGTTACGGGGGATCGAGGCTGAAGTAGAGAATGACCAACATACTGGGCCCGTTGCAGCACCCCCCCAGAACCGTCTAGCGAAGTTGCCGCTTTCCCGTATCAAGGCACTGATGAAAGCGGACCCAGACGTGTccctcgccagtcaagagtctgTGTTTATCATTGCTAAAGCCACA GAACTCTTTGTTGAAATGATTGCCAAAGATGCCCTGGTGTATGCCCAGCAAGGAAAGAGGAAAACTTTGCAGAGGAAAGATTTAG ACAATGCAATAGAGACCATAGATGAGTTTGCCTTTTTGGAAG GCACTCTAGACGCCTAG